A part of Cryptococcus neoformans var. grubii H99 chromosome 6, complete sequence genomic DNA contains:
- a CDS encoding long-chain fatty acid CoA ligase encodes MEKQLSIAECDRILTGPGSPMETEEKVIFGRRLTVWKHLPPTFRDFLIFNLQKYSQKEFISSPLPLREPFKSSKSLTDKADPRERLTFGDVLDRSLKLAAWMRSRGIKVGDRVVIGGKNCTGWIVSFIAVHLIGAVTVCLNCWVPREQMVYSIKMVEPSMVLLDEERAEILGPFTHVKESGLPPMFCWEESGHLPSVVEIYSTPNNQGTKEVLDGVGLAGLGPESDAVIFYSSGTSGFPKAVLSTQRMALSNAISGMVATARALLRAGLPLPQPPKPTDPQRVVLLSVPLFHVTGCLSWLLRAITNGSKFVTSRKWDVKEAVRLIVEEGVHTVGGVPAIASQILQSPDLPDNIALDSIFYGGAPPSKHMANEVRKRWPKAAVIQGYGLTETNAVACAVSGADYLSRPDSTGPPVPICEIRIVNPDTRKPLSTGQQGLILIKGAQVMKCYYGNEQATRQAIDEEGWFDTGDAGYLDEDGFLFIKDRLKDLIIRGGENIASMDVENALTSHPHIDEVAAIALPHPILGEVVGAVVTLRESAKARGVKVTEESILGHVRSKLPKHAMPAMVIIWEGGLPKNVNGKTMKKEIKSVAVKEWERRQSVNNRGAKAKL; translated from the exons ATGGAAAAGCAGCTCAGTATTGCAGAGT GTGACCGCATCTTGACAGGTCCTGGCTCTCCGATGGAGaccgaggagaaggtgatcTTTGGTAGACGTCTGACTGTATGGAAGCAT CTGCCCCCAACGTTTCGAGACTTCCTGATCTTCAACCTTCAAAAGTATTCGCAGAAAGAGTTCATATCATCGCCTCTACCTCTGAGGGAGCCTTTCAAATCATCCAAGTCTCTTACTGACAAAGCCGATCCAAGAGAACGCCTGACTTTTGGTGATGTTTTGGACCGTTCGCTGAAATTGGCAGCATGGATGCGCAGTCGAGGGATAAAAGTGGGGGATAGGGTAGTAATTGGGGGTAAAAATTGCACTGG CTGGATCGTGTCGTTTATCGCTGTCCATCTGATCGGTGCGGTCACTGTGTGTTTGAATTGCTGGGT TCCCAGAGAGCAAATGGTCTACTCAATAAAGATGGTCGAACCGAGCATGGTACTTCTGGACGAAGAGCGCGCAGAGATCCTCGGCCCATTCACCCACGTCAAGGAGAGTGGCCTTCCTCCT ATGTTCTGCTGGGAAGAATCAGGACATTTACCTTCGGTTGTGGAGATCTACAGCACCCCCAACAATCAAGGGACAAAGGAGGTTTTGGATGGCGTGGGTCTCGCTGGACTTGGACCCGAAAGCGACGCTGTCATTTTCTATTCCTCTGG GACGAGTGGCTTCCCGAAAGCTGTTTTGAGTACTCAGCGGATGGCCTTATCCAACGCCATCTCCGGCATGGTCG CCACGGCTCGAGCACTCCTTCGCGCCGGCCTTCCCCTCCCTCAACCGCCCAAGCCGACTGATCCTCAACGAGTCGTTCTCCTTTCAGTCCCCCTTTTCCACGTTACTGGTTGTCTCTCCTGGCTTCTCCGTGCAATCACTAATGGTTCGAAGTTTGTCACCTCTCGAAAGTGGGATGTCAAAGAAGCTGTGAGGCTGAttgttgaggaaggagttCATACCGTGGGAGG GGTACCGGCTATTGCCAGTCAGATTTTACAGTCGCCTGACCTACCAGATAACATTGCCCTCGACAGCATCTTTTATGGTGGAGCGCCCCCTAGCAAACATATGGCCAATGAAGTGAGGAAACGATGGCCCAAGGCAGCTGT TATCCAAGGATACGGTTTGACAGAGACAAATGCCGTTGCTTGCGCCGTCTCTGGCGCCGATTATCTTTCACGTCCTGACAGCAC TGGCCCTCCTGTACCCATCTGCGAAATCCGCATTGTAAACCCCGATACTCGAAAACCATTATCCACGGGCCAGCAAGGGCTTATTCTGATCAAAGGCGCTCAGGTTATGAAGTGTTATTACGGGAATGAGC AGGCCACGAGGCAAGCAATTGATGAGGAGGGTTGGTTTGATACAGGTGATGCTGGATATctggatgaagatgggttCTTGTTCATCAAAGATCGCT TGAAGGATCTCATTATTCGCGGCGGTGAGAAC ATCGCATCAATGGATGTGGAAAACGCCCTTACCTCTCATCCGCATATTGACGAAGTCGCAGCAATCGCCCTTCCACATCCGATCCTTGGCGAGGTTGTGGGTGCAGTAGTCACGCTCCGTGAATCTGCAAAGGCAAGAGGGGTAAAGGTGACGGAAGAAAGTATCTTGGGACATGTCAGAAGCAAATTGCCGAAACATGCTATGCCTGCCATGGTGATAATCTGGGAAGGGGGTCTGC CGAAGAACGTGAACGGTAAAAccatgaagaaggaaatcaAAAGTGTAGCTGTCAAAGAATGGGAACGACGGCAGAGTGTGAACAATAGAGGAGCGAAAGCGAAGCTTTAA
- a CDS encoding response regulator receiver protein has protein sequence MPLRALTYSSSVLYKPFALRSVRGLASKAAEVPPLPPFNAETAYKKVKVAQDKWNTKNPSLISPAYTPTSVWRNRDEFFSGTAAIENFLTRKWEKERNYRLRKELFAFDGNKIAVEFWYEYSETDDPSSQWYRTYGLEHWVFAEDGRMKSRQMSGNTVKIADEERWFKDGVDVNEGQVPPGHISSEK, from the exons ATGCCTCTTCGAGCCCTCACATACTCCTCTAGCGTTCTGTACAAGCCATTTGCATTGAGGAGCGTAAGAGGTTTGGCCAGTAAGGCTGCAGAAGTACCGCCTTTACCACCCTTCAACGCCGAGACGGCGTACAA GAAAGTGAAGGTAGCCCAAGATAAATGGA ATACCAAAAACCCCTCTCTTATATCCCCAGCCTATACTCCAACTTCGGTCTGGCGCAATCGGGATGAATTCTTTTCGGGCACCGCTGCGATCGAAAACTTTCTGACAAGGAaatgggaaaaagaaagaaactACAGATTGCGCAAGGAGctttttgcttttgacGGGAATAAAAT TGCTGTCGAATTCTGGTACGAGTATTCGGAGACGGATGATCCCTCCAGTCAATGGTACAGGACATACGGTCTCGAACATTGG GTTTTCGCAGAAGATGGGCGGATGAAAAGCCGGCAGATGAGCGGGAATACTGTCAAGATCGCAGATGAGGAAAGGTGGTTTAAAGACGGAGTAGATGTAAAC GAAGGACAGGTTCCCCCAGGCCACATCTCTTCTGAAAAGTGA
- a CDS encoding phosphoacetylglucosamine mutase yields the protein MSSPQHAAHNHALLMEAITKAAGKYPKPEDVNYTYGTAGFRTLATKLPSVVLRVALLAVLRSKRLEGATVGVMVTASHNPEPDNGVKLVDPSGEMLDATWEAHATALANCPSTESLLSTFTTLVTHLRVDLSQPASVVYARDTRPSGSELVAALEEGLKAFGEGVKISDIGVTTTPILHYVVKATNAKGEAYGKPSIEGYMEKMSNAFKTLIGNKTLSPLYVDCANGVGAQALIQLEKYIGDIFTINPINTDTTTPGALNHQCGADFVKTRQALPPSVQKAGFLSKPGTRACSFDGDADRIVYYYLDEHKGTFRLLDGDKIAVMVAMFLGDLVKKAKLGEDNELTVGVVQTAYANGSSTKYLTSRNIPVTCVSTGVKHLHHAAQRFDIGVYFEANGHGTVLFSPSTITTLQSFQPSSPDTANAVKHLLALYDLINQAVGDALSDMLLVETVLAHRGWGAVEWDAGYEDLPNRLVKVEVPDRTIFVATDAERKLESPQGLQAKIEAAMGKYEMGRSFVRPSGTEDCVRVYAEAALSPETDALASTVTDLVRQASGMV from the exons ATGTCCAGCCCCCAGCATGCTGCTCACAACCATGCCCTGCTCATGGAGGCAATCACAAAGGCCGCAGGCAAGTATCCCAAGCCAGAGGATGTCAACTATACATACGGAACCGCTGGATTTAGGACTCT CGCTACCAAGCTTCCTTCAGTCGTGTTGCGAGttgcccttcttgctgTTCTCAGGTCAAAACGGCTCGAAGGGGCTACCGTCGGCGTCATGGTCACTGCATCTCACAATCCTGAACCT GACAACGGTGTTAAGCTCGTGGACCCATCCGGTGAAATGCTCGACGCCACTTGGGAAGCCCACGCTACAGCACTCGCCAATTGTCCCTCTACCgaatctcttctttctaCCTTTACCACCTTGGTTACCCACTTGCGCGTGGACCTTTCCCAACCAGCATCTGTCGTGTACGCCAGGGACACTCGTCCGTCTGGATCGGAGCTTGTTGCGGCTTTAGAAGAGGGTTTGAAGGCGTTTGGAGAGGGAGTCAAGATTTCGGACATAGGAGTGACCACTACTCCCATTTTACATTATGTTGTGAAGGCGACAAATGCCAAAGGTGAAGCATATGGCAAGCCCTCTATTGAAGGATAcatggagaagatgtcTAATGCTTTCAAGACGCTCATT GGCAATAAGACGCTTTCACCTCTCTACGTTGACTGTGCCAACGGTGTCGGTGCCCAAGCACTCATTCAATTAGAAAAGTACATTGGCGATATCTTCACAATTAACCCCATCAACACTGATACCACTACTCCTGGCGCTCTCAACCACCAGTGCGGCGCCGACTTCGTCAAGACCCGgcaagctcttcctccttctgttCAGAAGGCCGGCTTTTTGAGTAAACCCGGCACTCGAGCTTGCTCTTTCGACGGTGACGCCGATAGGATCGTTTATTATTACCTTGATGAGCACAAAGGGACCTTCAGATTGTTGGATGGTGACAAGATTGCCGTGATGGTGGCAATGTTTTTGGGAGATTTGGTCAAGAAAGCCAAGTTGGGTGAAGATAATGAGCTTACTGTTGGTGTTGTTCAAACGGCTTATGCCAACGGAAGCTCTACAAAGTACCTTACTAGC CGAAACATCCCTGTCACATGTGTCTCCACCGGTGTCAAGCACCTCCACCATGCCGCTCAACGTTTCGACATTGGTGTCTACTTTGAAGCCAACGGACATGGCActgttcttttctctccttcgaCCATCACCACACTTCAATCTTTCCAGCCCTCCTCACCCGATACTGCCAACGCGGTTAAACACCTTTTAGCTTTGTATGATCTCATCAACCAAGCTGTTGGTGACGCTCTTTCAGATATGTTGCTTGTGGAGACTGTTCTTGCGCACCGAGGATGGGGGGCCGTTGAATGGGATGCTGGGTATGAAGATTTGCCCAACAGACTCGTCAAAGTGGAAGTCCCTGACCGAACTATTTTTGTCGCGACGGATGCCGAGCGGAAATTGGAGAGTCCTCAAGGTTTGCAGGCAAAGATCGAGGCTGCGATGGGCAAGTATGAGATGGGCAGGTCATTTGTGAGGCCTAGTGGTACTGAGGATTGTGTGAGAGTGTATGCCGAGGCGGCGTTAAGCCCCGAGACTGATG CTTTGGCTTCTACCGTCACGGACCTCGTTCGACAGGCTAGTGGGATGGTCTAG
- a CDS encoding NADH dehydrogenase: MATTPSMDEYRERIKSREEHVRESWIKAMEARIVRDELQKCYRGEGVNQLQNCKALAEKYAAMIRDNKVKGYKQVDPDM; the protein is encoded by the exons ATGGCCACAACACCATCTATGGACGAATACCGGG AGCGTATCAAGTCCCGCGAAGAACACGTTAGGGAATCATGGATTAAGGCTATGGAGGCTCGTATAGTCCGAGACGAGCTCCAAAAGTGCTACCGAGGAGAGGGTGTTAACCAGTTGCAAAACTGCAAGGCGTTGGCGGAGAAGTACGCGGCGATGATCAGGGATAACAAG GTGAAGGGCTACAAACAGGTTGATCCTGATATGTAG
- a CDS encoding cation-transporting ATPase: protein MRPPRLFSLALACIAGLSVVCGQEVKTFKYESDITRLRSLVIHSLYSHKDVFLRELLSNANDALEKLRLTALTDRSVMSAGEGNITIEVVLDEGSAGKTGQIIIKDTGIGMTEHELEKNLGTIARSGTSEFLKRADAGAVDGNLIGQFGLGFYSCFLVSPTVRVSSLPPVTKENPNPVQHTFVSSSSGDSFEIFSDPRGNTLGRGTEIVLTIEEEEKEWLSVTKLKGLIEKHSAFSTTFPIYIKERKTSQVPIESEDEFDDEDAIVDENERKFETVTEEQWVRVNDKPPIWMREPKEVEETEYRDFFTALAKDPQAETLGWSHFKGDTGDGVSFRTIMYIPSELPKDFWQKITSGINNVRLMVKRVFITDDLGEEFMPRWLSFLKVVVDADDLPLNVSRETLQNTRFLSQLQRILVRKAIDLFTRIATEQPKKYEEISQLYGNALRLGVLESKKDHVKLAKLLRFESTRTNYTSLEEYVENRKEGQTQIYYMAGVGEKIDDLKRSPFVEKLIARGYEVLLLNLPSDEPMMGALGNFMGMRTQDVSKKGLKYGDENEHEAEKRELEAQKIAFKPLVDWLKKDLKGQISDVVLTNRLVTSPCTVVVDHMGWSANMQRIMAAQAEAHDDPMFQVMKNLPKVLEINPKSPLIEGLLEKVLELPTTDEEDEDALKKSDEEEELTETVRVLLDTTLVRSGFSVADPTSYFERVEALLRKSLGVSLSAHPQVDVRPAPPTAMGPLDEDGVPSDDFDYDNGMAQEAMGGADEWLDWADMKKQMGHDEL, encoded by the exons ATGAGACCGCCTAGGCTGTTCTCTCTCGCGCTCGCCTGCATCGCGGGTCTTTCCGTGGTTTGCGGACAGGAAGTCAAGACATTCAAGTACGAG TCTGATATTACTCGTCTGAGATCTTTAGTTATCCATTCTCTCTACTCCCACAAAGACGTCTTCCTTCGGGAACTTCTCTCCAACGCCAACGATGCCCTCGAGAAACTTCGACTTACTGCACTTACCGACCGATCTGTCATGTCTGCCGGTGAAGGAAACATTACTATTGAAGTAGTTTTGGACGAAGGAAGCGCTGGCAAGACCGGACAAATTATTATCAAGGATACTGGTATCGGTATGACTGAACAtgagctggagaagaactTGGGAACAATTGCCAGAAGCGGAACAAGCGAGTTTTTGAAGCGAGCTGATGCTGGGGCTGTAGATGGCAATTTGATCGGACAGTTCG GTCTTGGTTTCTACAGCTGTTTCCTCGTCTCTCCCACCGTTCGCGtgtcttctcttcctcctgtaACCAAAGAAAACCCCAACCCCGTCCAACACACTTTcgtctcatcttcctctgggGATTCATTTGAGATTTTCTCAGACCCTCGTGGAAACACTTTGGGTCGGGGCACTGAGATTGTGCTCACAatcgaggaggaagagaaagagtggTTATCTGTTACCAAACTCAAAGGTTTGAT TGAGAAACACTCTGCTTTTTCTACCACCTTCCCTATTTATAtcaaggaaaggaagacaTCCCAAGTTCCTATCGAATCTGAAGATGAATTTGACGACGAAGACGCGATCGTTGACGAGAACGAGCGGAAGTTCGAGACTGTTACAGAAGAGCAATGGGTCCGCGTCAATGATAAGCCCCCTATTTGGATGAG GGAGCCCAAGGAGGTCGAGGAAACCGAATACCGGGACTTCTTCACGGCTCTCGCCAAAGACCCTCAAGCCGAGACTTTAGGTTGGTCTCATTTCAAGGGTGATACTGGCGACGGTGTCTCATTCCGCACCATTATGTACATCCCATCCGAGCTTCCCAAGGACTTTTGGCAGAAGATTACTAGTGGCATCAATAACGTTAGGTTGATGGTAAAGAGGGTCTTCATCACAGATGACTTGGGTGAAGAATTTATGCCAAGATGGCTGAGCTTCTTGAAGGTAGTCGTGGATG CTGATGATCTTCC CCTCAATGTATCCCGAGAAACTCTTCAGAACACTCGTTTCCTCTCGCAACTTCAACGGATCCTCGTCCGAAAGGCCATCGACCTCTTCACCCGTATCGCCACCGAACAGCCCAAGAAATACGAAGAGATCTCTCAGCTTTATGGAAACGCCTTGCGCTTGGGAGTACTGGAAAGTAAAAAAGACCATGTCAAGCTTGCCAAGCTCTTGAGATTTGAGAGCACCAGGACCAATTACACGAGCTTGGAGGAATATGTGGAGAACAGGAAAGAGGGCCAGACTCAG ATCTACTATATGGCAGGGGTCGGGGAGAAGATTGACGATTTGAAACGATCGCCATTCGTCGAGAAGCTCATTGCTCGAGGGTATGAGGTCCTGCTCTTGAACCTCCCTTCCGATGAGCCTATGATGGGTGCTTTGGGCAACTTCAT GGGAATGAGGACTCAAGACGTTTCAAAGAAGGGCCTGAAATATggtgatgagaatgaaCACGAGGCCGAGAAGAGGGAGCTGGAAGCCCAAAAAATTGCTTTCAAGCCCCTTGTCGAttggttgaagaaggatctGAAAGGTCAGATCAGTGACG TTGTCCTCACTAACCGGCTGGTCACCTCACCCTGTACCGTCGTCGTCGACCACATGGGCTGGTCTGCCAACATGCAGCGAATTATGGCTGCTCAGGCTGAGGCTCACGACGACCCTATGTTCCAAGTTATGAAGAATTTGCCCAAGGTGCTCGAGATCAACCCCAAGTCACCTCTCATTGAAGGCCTCTTGGAAAAGGTTTTGGAGTTACCTACGacagatgaggaggatgaggacgcGCTGAAAAAGagcgacgaagaagaggaattgACTGAAACTGTCAGAGTGTTGTTGGATACCACCTTGGTCAGGAGTGGCTTCAGTGTTGCTGACCCAACTAG CTACTTTGAGCGCGTAGAAGCTCTCCTTCGAAAGAGCCTTGGTGTATCCCTTTCTGCACACCCTCAAGTTGACGTCCGACCGGCCCCTCCAACTGCCATGGGCCCTCTTGACGAAGATGGCGTTCCATCTGATGACTTCGATTACGACAATGGGATGGCCCAAGAGGCCATGGGTGGAGCTGACGAATGGTTAGACTGGGCCGATATGAAGAAGCAAATGGGGCATGACGAGCTCTAA